The genomic stretch CACTGCCCAGGTCTCACCACTACTATTTTCTGTGGGCCCAAAGGAGCTTGTGCCTGCAGCTGTGTCACCAGCAGCTGTGTCACCACCTGCCTGGACCACTGGCACCATCTGTGTTCCAGccttctctgttctcctctttcctttttctaaccGCATTGTTTCATTCCAGGGAGACTCCTGCCAAGTGGGGCAGCATTTACCCCAACTCGGATCCGTTGccttcaactttttatttttgaatagtgTGGTCTTTGAAAGCACAGTGTGGTCTTTGAAAGATTATATACAGAATGAAACACCAAGACTAGAAGAACTCTTTGTAACTTCTTTACCTGTCATCCCTGGAGCTTCTAGATACACCTGAGCCTCGTCCTTCCAAGCAGATGAAAGCTACTAGGCCTCTCTGCACTCTGGCTAGTACCTGGCCTTCTTGGAGCACATGGTGTGAGAGCTGCAGAGGTGTGGTcgtcctgcctcagctataggttCTCCCTTCCTGGGTCTTCTTTCTCTGAGATCCTGGCTGAAGAAGCAACTTCCTCTGGGTTCCCCTGTTCCAAAGGTGGAAGGCAGAAAACTGAGCTCAACCACGCATTATTCTTTAAGTTTCTGGTTGGAGGTGCCAGGCACCATGACCCATAAGGCTTTGATCAAGACAGGTCATACAGCCAAACCCAACATGAATGAATCTGAGACATTTGCCCAGTAAGTGGGTAAGGAGATTGAGGTTGTTCCAGAAACACATGCATTTATCCATGGTCTGTTTATTGAGATTGACAAAAAccgtaaacacatacacacacccgtAAATATGTATGGAACAACCCAGAAGCTTCAAATTAATTTACAAGGaaattttacaaagaagctaTTACTCAGGACTGGTGTAGACTGGGGAACCAGAGTGACTCTCGGAGACCTTTAGGAAACCGGCAAGAAAAGGACAGAAGCAAGATGTATTCTTCTTAGTGACAAATGCTATTGgctgtttgtttctgtgtctctatGCATGGGGCTCAGGTATTCTGAAAATCATGCACTAGGACTTGTGGGAACATAGTGGATTTAGTTTATGTGACGCAAACATAAAAGAGGAATATTAAATGACAAGAAGATGTGGGTAATTATCACAAAATAGGTCACAGATTTTAGgcttccctgattttttttaaaaaatgaagaaaatattcctTTAATAATATACAATTATCCTGCATTGAAAGGAACAGATGTGGCCTCCAAACTTTTAAACAGCTGGGTTCTAAAAAGACGGGGAttctaaaatgaacattttaagacACGTTCCAAATGTTGGACCCCATTTGTTGAGTATGACATGAAATTACGACTTGAGCAAAATCATAGATTGTACAGTGTTTTATTTCTGGGCCATTTTAGAGAGGAAATGATGTGAGCCTGATTTTTTAGTGAGTGAGCAGTGGCAGAGGGGAGAGTCAATGGGAGTTTCCTGACTGATCCATGTGTTGTACACAGGGAGCAACTTAGAAAGCAAACCCCGTGCTTCCCTGACTTCCACCTCTTCTCAGTGTCTAGGAAGCAATGACTTACAGGCTGGCTAGTTCCCAGAATTCTTGTTACCCACTCGGGTATTCATAGGATCAGCCCTCTCTCCCTGCGTTCCTCTGTGAGAATACTGATTGATAGCGGTACTTCTTCGCTGACTAAGTAACATGTTATTCTTCTTCACGTGAGCCCTGGGAGCTGTCTACAAACTAGGGAAACATCGTAGCTGACGGCTATACTACTGTCCTCCCTCGTGCTTGGCTAAAATCACTCATGGTACAAATCAATAGTTGGTGTCCACGGTGAGAGGATCTCTCCGCTCAGGAGGAGTTTCAGTGCCTTCCTAAACCACCGGTAGGAGAAGACATATATGATGGGGTTACAGGCCGAGTTGAAATAAGCAAACCAAATAAAGATGTCAAAGACCAGAGGTGGGGTGATGAAGTTAAGGAGGCTGTCAACTAGCGTGTCGACAGTGAAGGGGAGCCAACACACAAGGTAGATGCCCACAGCAACGCCCAGAGTCTTGGCTGCTTTTCTTTCCCGCTTGACAGCCCCAGACAAGCTTTGACTCAGGGCACTGATCTGCTGAGCCTGCCTAGTGGCAACCACGAAGATCTTCACGTACAGACTAATCATGATGAGGCAGGGGATAAAGAACGCAGGGAAGTTTAGCCAGCCCCAGAACTTATTGAAGAGCAGCTGACAGCTGCCCACACACGGCATCTCTTCTAGCCACTGGCTGAGTGCTCTCTCTACCACATCTGTGTAGAGGAAGAAGGCAGTGTAGGCTGCTGGTATCCCCCACCCTGCCAAGATGTAGCGGAGGGCTATCCTGACCGTGAACTTGGATGGATAGAGCAGCGGGTCACAGATGGCACAATGACGGTcaatggaaataaaacagaggTGGAAGATGGAAGTGAGGCAGAACAGCGTGTCCAGGTAGGTGTGCAGACGGCACAGGAAGTCCCCAAAGAACCAGCAGCTCTCTACAGAGCGGACTGTGCTCAGGGGAAGCACGAGCAGACCCAGCAACATGTCGGCCAGGGCCAGGGAGAGCAGCAGGAAGTTCGTGGGAGTGTGGAGTACTTTAAAGTAGGACACAGCAAACACCACAAACAAATTCCCCAGGACTGTGATGAGCACACCTACTGTGCAGGCCAGGTAGATGACTACCTGGATGGCCAGAGGGTGCACTGTCCTGGGACAGGACCCATTCACCTGGTAGCAGAACGCTGCAGGCTGCTCTCTGGCATCCGGGAGGAGGACAGCTCTCATTTATAGGTTCTGTTCTTCAGCTTTCCCTGGGAAGTGATCACCTTTTCAACATCAgtacaacagaaaggaaacaattattattattattattattattattattattattattattatcattattatcattatcattattattattatcattattattattagcatcattattattattatcatctttattattattattatcattattattattgttattattgttattattattttaaactatcACAGAATGAGatcaagaagagaaaagcaaaggcgACTAAACTAATTGATCCCTGGGTACTGGATCAAATATATCCTGAAAATCAAGTGCAGCCTGGGACTAGGAGTTCAGGAACTTGCTCTGCTGCCAATCAGACAAGACTCTTCCAAAAAACCCTGTAAGCAATAtctctataaaaagaaaagaaagatctaGGCTAAATGTTTCCTCAAAGGAAAGTGTGCCGTAGTGTTCGGTATAAAATCATAAACCGTTCTCCTTTTTGCTTAAGGCTCTTGCCAAATGCaaagtgaaatttaaaagttttgaGTCTGAATCCAGGTGGCAAACTAACTATTGTGAACAAGTTGTTTCTTGAGGAAGACTGTATGACCTTCTCCTTCAATACTTACATAAATTGACAATAATTTAGTAagttaaagtttttaattttatcaattcaTCCCCAAGAAAGAGttcagcaaacaaataaacaaagggaCAAAATTTTTCTTaatgcagggttttgttttttttttttttttttttttgcattgcattttttaaaaaatataacacacaGGGTAAAACTACGTAAGATGAGAAAATACTTACCACACACTGACCTGTAGACTATGAAACACTGCACTGACAACCTGAGGATATGCCTCAGTGTGTACAGTGGTTTCTTAGTATGAACAAATCTCTGGGCTTGATTTCTAATGTCACATaaactggatgtggtagcacacactgtaatctcaacacatgggcggtagaggcaggggaatcataGTCCAAGAGCATCCTTGGTGCCTCAGTAAGTTCAAATGTAGTCTGGTATACATCAGAcagacatgtctcaaaaaaaaaaaaaaaaaaggttaaaaaaaaatttaaggtaaatTGAAGGTTTCCAAACTACTTACTCAGGTAAGAATTAGTCACCCCATAAAAGAGTTGTCTGTCCCAGGTGGACACAGGCATGAGCAGAGCTCTTCTATCAGCAAAAGTGACAAGCAAGAGATCAGGGGAGTTTATATATTCTCAGAAGAACTGGCTCCTTCATGTGTGTTGCTACAAATAAACAGTGAAGGAGTGTCAAGGGACCTGGGTCCCGCTATTCACAAATCTCCATTGCGTGTCTTCCTTTTCAATACTGCAATTAACTAGAGGGAAATCCAAACACACTGAGGTTTTTCACTTCTGTGCTTGGGGCCAGCCACAAAGGAATCTTCATAGATAATTACTAGACATACGCTTCACTTGATCTCAGCCGGTTTAGAAAGTGCCACCCAGCCTTTCTCCTCCACGACTTCTCTGCCGACGTCATACTGATCTCCTACATCTCCGCTGACCTGAGAAACAGCCCTGATTGATCGATTGATCTTTACGTGAGTGGCACCAGTGGATGCCTGAAAATCTGTCCACCTGGAAGCCAAGGATCATAgacttgaggccagtctgaactgTTCCATATAAGTAAGTTAAAAGGCAGGTTCTTAAGAGAACATCTCCAAAGGTTGGTCACGACAGAAAGACTCTCTGAAGCTCTTCTCAAAAAGCAGCCCAGGGCTCTAAAGGTGCTTACTGCACAGTATTGCAAACAGCCAGACAATAAggctttaaaaattgtttcttttaaaaaattgaaaatggattttttttcctcacatgatATACATTGATTATAGTTTCACCTCGCTCTACTCCTCACAATTTTccctcacctctcctcctctcaggCTCCACTCCCTTCCCATCTCACATTAGAAAAGGATAgtgataaaatataagataaaactaaCATATCAgaattggaaaaacaaacaaacaaacaaaaagagcccaCAAGCAggcacaaaaaaacaaataaacacacacacacacaccccatttgCACACTTGAGTATCCCATAAGAAcagtaaactggaagccataatatatgaGTGGGGGCCTGGTGCAGACCCCTGCAGGCCCTGGGCtggctgcctcagtctctgtcgCCCACATGAGCTTTGGTCatgttgattcagagggccttgtgctcttggtgccctccatcccc from Acomys russatus chromosome 21, mAcoRus1.1, whole genome shotgun sequence encodes the following:
- the Taar5 gene encoding trace amine-associated receptor 5 → MRAVLLPDAREQPAAFCYQVNGSCPRTVHPLAIQVVIYLACTVGVLITVLGNLFVVFAVSYFKVLHTPTNFLLLSLALADMLLGLLVLPLSTVRSVESCWFFGDFLCRLHTYLDTLFCLTSIFHLCFISIDRHCAICDPLLYPSKFTVRIALRYILAGWGIPAAYTAFFLYTDVVERALSQWLEEMPCVGSCQLLFNKFWGWLNFPAFFIPCLIMISLYVKIFVVATRQAQQISALSQSLSGAVKRERKAAKTLGVAVGIYLVCWLPFTVDTLVDSLLNFITPPLVFDIFIWFAYFNSACNPIIYVFSYRWFRKALKLLLSGEILSPWTPTIDLYHE